In the genome of Nostoc sp. KVJ3, the window GCCATGTACTAAATCATCAGTTACATCTAAGTCCAAAATAATTTTTCGTGGTTCTTTTGAGTAGGATTTTAAAAATATATTTACAAATAGACTTTCAATTTCTGCTGAAGAATGTCCAATTTTATGGTAACGACTATCTGCTCCTTGTTCTACATCTTCAGGACAATGTTCCAGCCTATTTAATGTACTTTTCCCTGCTAATATTACAGGCTTATCTTGTACTCCAATCCTTTTTCCTAATGATAGAGCAAACATCGGATCATGACGTAATTCTTCATGGTCATTTAAGTCTTCGTATCCCATGACCAACCCGTAGATTCGTTGTCTAATTAAGTTTTCTATTGAATGGTCAATTCGATAAGGCTTTCGGTAATCTTGGAAACATAGTGCAAACTGTGATGTGATTTGCAGCTTTCTATCTATTTCAGCAATTAAGCTTAAACCTGCATCAGATGTTACTTGTCCACCCTGGAAATTAACTACGACTGGAACTAACTTTGGCTGTTCAAATCTGAACTGTTTCGGTATACGATCTGTCGAAGCTGGGGTCATGCTCTATAACTGCTGAAATACTTGCTATATATACATTTTCGCAGTTTTTGATCCCTTTTTTTCAGATTTTGTGAGAAATCCGCGTTTCGGTAATCTTGGAAACATAGTGCAAACTGTGATGTGATTTGCAGCTTTCTATCTATTTCAGCAATTAAGCTTAAACCTGCATCAGATGTTACTTGTCCACCCTGGAAATTAACTACGACTGGAACTAACTTTGGCTGTTCAAATCTGAACTGTTTCGGTATACGATCTGTCGAAGCTGGGGTCATGCTCTATAACTGCTGAAATACTTGCTATATATACATTTTCGCAGTTTTTGATCCCTTTTTTTCAGATTTTGTGAGAAATCCGCGTTACAGTGACACCAACCATCAAGTAAGGTGTCTGCTCACATTATGCTTTAGATTACATAGTAGTACAAGGCTACAACACAAAATAAGTAACCCTTATCTTTTATCCGACATAAAATACGATTAATACCACTTTCCTTGATATACAACACTTTCACCAACATTGTGACTGTAACCATAAGTTTGCCGGGGCGGCACGTTTATGCTTTCAAAACGCCTGTGTAGGTTCGCAGACTAAGTGAAAATTGTCGCGGACTATGTGAAAAATTGTCGCAGACTAATTGAAAATGACCTTGTGTAACCCTTATTCCCTCGTACTATACGGCGATCGCTAATTAGAGAAGTATTTCTCCAAAGCGTTATACTGTAATGAGTTGCAACCTTTTATCCTCATTTGGCGGAAAATTTCAATTAGTCCGCGAATTTGGTAGGAATTTTTCATCTAGTCCGCGACAAATTTTCAATTAGTCTGCGACAAGATAAGTTGAAACCCTGATTACTCCGTTGAGATTTTTTCAATTAGTCTGCGAACCTACACCTGGGCAAGTTTCGGTGAAAAATTAGTTTTGATGCATGGGTGGTAGGAAGTTAGAGGGTGTATTGGCAGCCAAATCTTCGACATCATCGAACCACATACACTGCCACACAGGCTTATTGCTTTGATTAGAGAGCGGAGCTATCAATTGTTGCCGCCAAAAGTCAACGCTTTCAGTTTCTTCATTAACTACTTGATTGAGTTGCAGTCCACCTAACCATAGATGACAGATTGAGCAATATCCTGGACGAGAATACCTTGATAATGGTGGAAACTCTTGCTGGCAGTGAGGGCATTGCTCAATCAGTGACTGATGCTCATGGTGAGGGCATTCCTTGATTGTGTTGACTAACCACAGCAGTGGATTGTAAATTACTCGATTATTGGTACGCCAGGTGTCATAGCATACTGGGCACCAAGCTTGATGTAAGCGCAGAATGCTAAACTCGAAAAAAATACTTGCCCACTTTAATGGCCACAGACAAGATAAATCTTGACGCTGGGTTAATTCTTCTAGAACTTGAATTATAGTAGTGGCAATGTTAACTCTGGTTTGGCTTGCTGGAGTTAAAGAATCTTGAACTCCAAATAAATGATTAATGATGTTGATGGAACTAGCACTGCTTGTTTTGTGCCCCATCAGTGGAACAATTTTTGACAAAATTAGTTCTTCAGCAGTTATGGTGTGATAGTCGGCAAGGCGAGCAACATATCCACTTAAGCTCTCCATATAAAGCGTACCAACACCAATTGGCTCTAATGGAAATAATTGACAACGTTGTGGAATTGTTGGTTTTTCCAGATTCCAAAACTCATCTTCGGTATAATAATCAACTAACATCAAGATTAATTCCTACAGGATCTCTTTTAGCCAGACGTTTTCCAACACGACCTTTCGTTTGAGATGGTTGCCTTACATCTTCATTGGTCAAACTGGGTGTTACAGTTGCAACCTCGTTGTGCCATCGCTTCTCTCCAGCTTGTGCTTCCTGTTGAATTTGCTGCCGTCGTGCTTTTGAGTATTCGTTTTGTTGGATATACTTCGCATTGAGGGTTGTCGCATTCTCTGCCAAGGCGTTTCGTAACGCTTTTGTCAACCAAGTTTTGAGGAGACCAACGCTGCCAACTGAGTAATCCAAAAAATATTCATATTGTTCTACCAAGCAAGGTTCTTCTACCATTGGTAAATGTGCCTGAAATGTTCTGAGAACCCGCATAAACTCAGCTATATCCTCTTTGTTGTCTGTCGAATAACGAGGTAAATGTATATCATCGCTGCGTCGGCTGACTTGACCACTGAGGTGACAGCAGTTGAGTAAATCATAAGTACCGAATAAAATATGTACGACACCAGTAACATTAGCGATAGATTTTATCCAATTCATCTGATGTAACATTTGTTTTCCTCCAGCAACCATCAGCAAATGTTGGGCTTCATCTATCATTAATGCTGTTAATTGATGGTGTCGCATAGATTGTTCTAAAGCACGACGCACAGTATCAGAACTTTTGGAAGCAAAGTATGTAGCCGAAAGAGTGTTTGCATACTTTTGATAATTTGATGTACTATTTGTAGTGATTGAATTGAGCGAGA includes:
- a CDS encoding TniQ family protein, whose product is MLVDYYTEDEFWNLEKPTIPQRCQLFPLEPIGVGTLYMESLSGYVARLADYHTITAEELILSKIVPLMGHKTSSASSINIINHLFGVQDSLTPASQTRVNIATTIIQVLEELTQRQDLSCLWPLKWASIFFEFSILRLHQAWCPVCYDTWRTNNRVIYNPLLWLVNTIKECPHHEHQSLIEQCPHCQQEFPPLSRYSRPGYCSICHLWLGGLQLNQVVNEETESVDFWRQQLIAPLSNQSNKPVWQCMWFDDVEDLAANTPSNFLPPMHQN
- a CDS encoding transposase, whose translation is MTPASTDRIPKQFRFEQPKLVPVVVNFQGGQVTSDAGLSLIAEIDRKLQITSQFALCFQDYRNADFSQNLKKRDQKLRKCIYSKYFSSYRA
- a CDS encoding AAA family ATPase, giving the protein MNSNICQIPVAGIEAIANEAGKFNYKDYYLRVLESLEKISLNSITTNSTSNYQKYANTLSATYFASKSSDTVRRALEQSMRHHQLTALMIDEAQHLLMVAGGKQMLHQMNWIKSIANVTGVVHILFGTYDLLNCCHLSGQVSRRSDDIHLPRYSTDNKEDIAEFMRVLRTFQAHLPMVEEPCLVEQYEYFLDYSVGSVGLLKTWLTKALRNALAENATTLNAKYIQQNEYSKARRQQIQQEAQAGEKRWHNEVATVTPSLTNEDVRQPSQTKGRVGKRLAKRDPVGINLDVS